From Mya arenaria isolate MELC-2E11 chromosome 1, ASM2691426v1, a single genomic window includes:
- the LOC128223024 gene encoding serine-rich adhesin for platelets-like has protein sequence MVIINGEHLYNNIALILTTHIRVAIEHGRMLVPPQRSSLWREPAYYGRIDVFRNYNDHTLNCGGYWRLFENEGRCGVCGDSWDSELPRPNEAGGLYARGIISRKYSTDQRFIYSVIQVTSSIGGYFEFYICPNDDVTKRVSRACLDEHPMQVFSPDDKPLGYSYFPEIGEGNAGIVELKLEIPRDLECNQCVLQWRWHGASNYGVCKNGRWAKGCGIQPEIYNCADIAILPEVTQKKTTMSVSRTRPQTTTDQPSTTKQPIPVTSVQTWVQTVNSRPISSKSSNESTITSEPEPKIVHRTTSTDPTITTITSKSVLLDSNGKLATKSTNRSIANTASNKSTSNTSTTKSTKTKQPISHSFNHSSEQTTLFIQPRIPSSTSDQSTATTTNKPTSTSQSIKVTLVRTGTQTTTFINIPMTSTSSTKSTTFSILSNTSPETKPQIPVTLENTRAQQTPSTHQPISRNSLNVSIIASELEPLKDDREKSTDTYSFTKQSSSVTKEYTDTPTSTSTLPFKTLDLSTNTTEEESLVFDTTTSTGTSTSTSTGTSTGTSINTSTGTSSGTSTGTSTGTSTGTSTGTSTGTSTGNKQSLTRNVSQTLASARRPIFRTTEPMILSRSETTDLPTSSMQSIPTSFDNAGRQTSTTMFTTNILTGISTSTPSIGRTKSSPPTNSDTVNANHTETASSVLLNDSKISLSNTTAGKMVGESENQNGMTTESLPNTNGYEDLSTSDYFYNDISTAYIPKSRTTHNVSSQSIVDTTVHSKHITTDKSTSLTENPFDSVNVRPKTMPNSLRQDVTTDASNAVVSNITQGIVSAEEGTTFFSLLNTFNKIYFSNGTTTSTNAETMSASHMSSTEVPTTYNTSIQSNATEPSDFMNETDSVLAVAIMAADNETSNHKLTGIINSNATEQSLDIVASMNTTRPANEGVYSNVTYPTTKVLDRETRQNASATARVIHTNTEKSTNKIPPKIKPTIGTVRKILEELQVLRPLLVQRLASTKTQNANKINKSDSAPLITRIPTSSKGHSSEFISNFTISKDQQNSNAPKAIETILSRFKALTDKVGISVSLNSNGSAENYIAGITSKNKTEVHNLNDDDSTKERLSSVVQEISTPPVDTKNILSRPLDTVKQDSEGNISTIINTGSSLEVGTTKATTAFTLNGNTFKPSSGISIVPQKQNKTTVSVAYSIPSAENDLSTSTRVKSIKSNGRGTSALKTTGSLRNKKKTRKLNEYMPISGLVSGINVATLFPIGDNFDIYFGRNGEKVNYKESQ, from the exons ATGGTAATTATTAAT GGCGAACACCTTTACAACAACATCGCTCTCATTCTT ACCACCCACATCCGTGTGgcgatcgaac ATGGGCGAATGTTGGTTCCCCCTCAGCGCTCAAGTCTGTGGCGTGAACCGGCTTACTATGGAAGAATTGATGTGTTCCGGAACTACAATGACCATACTCTCAACTGTGGGGGTTACTGG CGTTTGTTTGAAAACGAGGGCCGATGTGGCGTTTGCGGGGATTCCTGGGATAGCGAACTTCCACGCCCAAACGAGGCAGGCGGATTATACGCACGAGGTATCATCTCACGCAAATATTCCACCGACCAGCGCTTCATCTACTCTGTTATCCAAGTCACGTCATCTATCGGAGGATACTTTGAGTTCTATATTTGTCCAAATGATGACGTTACCAAGAGGGTAAGCAGAGCTTGCCTTGACGAACACCCGATGCAGGTGTTCAGCCCGGACGATAAACCTTTAGGATACAG TTATTTCCCAGAAATTGGTGAAGGGAATGCTGGGATAGTGGAACTAAAGCTGGAAATACCACGTGACCTAGAGTGCAACCAATGCGTACTACAGTGGAGATGGCATGGTG CTAGCAACTATGGGGTTTGCAAAAACGGTCGTTGGGCGAAGGGATGTGGTATCCAGCCGGAAATATACAACTGCGCAGATATTGCGATTCTTCCGGAAGTCACccagaaaaaaacaacgatGTCCGTTAGCCGCACACGCCCACAGACCACGACTGACCAACCTTCTACCACAAAACAACCAATACCAGTGACCAGTGTTCAGACATGGGTGCAGACGGTAAACAGTAGGCCGATTTCAAGTAAATCTTCGAATGAATCTACTATTACATCAGAACCAGAACCAAAAATAGTTCACCGTACAACTTCTACCGACCCAACCATAACCACCATAACATCAAAATCGGTTTTGCTTGATAGTAATGGAAAACTAGCGACAAAATCTACAAATCGATCGATTGCAAATACAGCATCGAACAAATCAACAAGTAATACCTCTACCACAAAATCAACTAAAACTAAGCAACCAATTTCACATTCATTTAATCACTCAAGTGAACAGACAACTTTGTTTATACAACCTCGGATTCCTAGTTCAACATCGGACCAGTCCACAGCTACTACAACTAACAAACCCACTTCCACTAGTCAGtcaattaaagtgacacttgtTAGAACAGGGACACAGACgacaacatttataaatatacctaTGACAAGTACGTCATCgacaaaatcaacaacattttctattttgtcCAACACATCCCCCGAGACTAAACCACAAATACCAGTGACACTTGAAAACACCAGAGCACAGCAAACACCATCTACCCATCAGCCGATTTCAAGAAACTCCTTGAATGTATCTATAATCGCTTCGGAACTAGAACCACTCAAAGATGACCGTGAAAAGTCTACTGACACATACTCATTCACGAAGCAATCATCATCAGTGACCAAAGAGTACACAGATACACCAACAAGTACCTCTACGCttccatttaaaacattggACCTATCCACTAATACCACGGAAGAAGAATCGCTTGTCTTTGACACTACTACATCAACTGGCACATCAACTAGCACATCAACTGGCACATCTACTGGCACATCAATTAATACATCTACTGGCACATCAAGTGGCACTTCAACTGGCACATCTACTGGCACATCAACTGGCACATCTACTGGCACATCGACTGGCACATCAACTGGCAATAAGCAATCATTGACTCGTAATGTTTCGCAGACACTTGCATCTGCAAGGCGGCCTATTTTCAGGACAACAGAACCAATGATATTGTCCCGTTCCGAAACAACTGACCTTCCAACATCCAGTATGCAATCCATACCTACGAGTTTTGATAATGCAGGTAGACAAACGAGTACAACTATGTTTACGACGAACATCCTCACAGGTATATCCACGTCAACCCCTAGCATTGGTAGAACAAAGTCTTCACCACCTACAAATTCAGACACTGTAAACGCTAATCATACAGAAACTGCTTCATCCGTTTTGTTGAATGATAGTAAAATATCTTTAAGCAATACAACGGCAGGAAAAATGGTCGGTGAAAGTGAAAATCAAAACGGAATGACCACCGAATCGCTTCCAAACACCAATGGCTATGAGGATCTTAGTACATcagattatttttataatgatatttcaaCCGCATATATTCCAAAATCAAGAACGACACATAACGTGTCTTCACAATCTATTGTCGATACCACTGTACACAGCAAACACATCACTACTGACAAAAGTACATCGCTAACGGAAAACCCATTTGACTCGGTTAACGTACGTCCCAAAACGATGCCCAATAGCCTTCGACAAGATGTAACAACCGATGCATCTAATGCAgttgtttcaaatataacacAAGGTATCGTTTCAGCTGAGGAGGGAACAACATTTTTCTCTTTACTAAACACATTcaataagatttatttttcaaatggaaCTACCACCTCAACCAATGCAGAAACAATGTCTGCATCACATATGTCTTCGACAGAAGTGCCTACCACATACAATACGTCGATTCAGAGTAATGCGACAGAGCCAAGTGATTTTATGAATGAAACGGATTCAGTGTTGGCCGTAGCAATAATGGCTGCTGATAACGAAACGTCAAATCATAAGCTTACGGGGATAATCAACTCTAACGCAACAGAACAAAGTTTAGACATTGTTGCCTCGATGAATACGACCAGACCAGCAAACGAAGGTGTATATAGTAATGTGACATATCCAACAACAAAAGTGTTAGATAGGGAGACACGACAAAATGCAAGCGCAACAGCACGGGTGATTCATACCAACACTGAGAAGAGCACAAATAAAATACCACCAAAAATTAAACCAACTATTGGTACGGTGAGAAAAATCCTTGAAG AACTTCAAGTATTGAGACCGCTGCTCGTACAGCGATTGGCGTCAACAAAGACccaaaatgcaaacaaaataaacaaatcagaTTCCGCTCCTTTAATCACAAGGATTCCAACAAGTTCCAAAGGACACAGTAGCGAATTCATATCTAACTTCACGATAAGCAAAGACCAACAAAATTCAAATGCACCAAAAGCAATTGAAACTATCTTATCTCGTTTCAAAGCGTTAACTGACAAAGTAGGCATCTCTGTATCGCTAAACTCCAACGGTAGTGCAGAAAACTACATTGCCGGTATCAcctcaaaaaataaaactgaagtACATAATCTGAATGATGACGATTCAACGAAAGAAAGGCTCAGCAGTGTTGTACAGGAAATCTCTACTCCTCCCGTTGATACAAAAAACATTCTGAGTCGTCCTTTAGACACTGTAAAACAAGACAGCGAAGGGAACATTAGTACAATTATCAACACTGGGTCCAGTCTAGAAGTGGGTACAACAAAAGCGACCACTGCTTTTACATTAAACGGAAACACGTTCAAACCTTCCAGTGGAATTTCAATAGttccacaaaaacaaaacaagacaacTGTCAGCGTCGCATACAGCATACCATCCGCAGAAAATGATCTTTCCACTTCTACTAGAGTAAAATCTATTAAAAGCAACGGACGTGGCACGTCTGCTTTGAAAACCACGGGGTCACTACGAAATAAAAAGAAGACAAGAAAACTTAATGAGTACATGCCAATTTCGGGATTAGTCAGTGGTATCAATGTTGCAACATTGTTCCCCATTGGAGACAATTTCGATATCTACTTTGGAAGAAATGGTGAGAAAGTCAATTACAAAGAATCGCAATAA